The sequence TCATTTAGTCAAGTTTAATGTTCTCACATCCGGGGAAGAGGTTGAGGAAAGCCTGAGCATTAACAGGCCTTTCGTTTACGAATTGATAAAGGCCTTCAGCTATCGCCTCCTTCATTAGATCAGTACACTCAAGCATATCAAACATTATGTATTTATCAGCATCCACGGTAATAGGTTTTGGAAGTTTTCCAGATAACATAGTGAATAATGTCGCAGCCACACTGTAGATGTCTGACTGGGGGCAGAAGTGCTTCATCGTACCTCTGGTGTTTTCTGGAGCCGAGAATCTGTCGTAGGAGTGTATATCTCCTCTTATTTCTGTGATATCCCCATTATCGTCATATTGCTGTGATACTCCAAAGTCGATGAGCACAGCCTCGCCATTCTCGTCTATAACAATATTGTCTGGTTTGATGTCTAGATGTAGAATCCTGTGACTGTGCATAGCATGGAGAGCTTTACACAATGGGATGACGATCTTGTCTATAATCAGTTTCTCAGATGATGGAACTTGATCGTTGATTATCATGTCTTTGAGCGACTCTCCTGCATAGAATTTCATTACGTAATATGTAGTGCCAGTAGCTTCATATTCAAATAATGACTTAACTTCTGTTACATGATTGTCAGCTATGTCGGCCATGCTAAGAAGGAATACAGGTTCACTACGGAACATTTTTCGCAGCGATTCAAACTCTGCCTCAAGTGTTTCATCGTACATTACTCTGCATGTCTTCTCGTTTTCTCGATAACATGTGAGATCCCCAATTCCTCTTGGATAGAACTCCTTAATAGCAACGATTTCCTTCGAACCATTACTGCAATTAAGCATCTCTGCGCGATAGGTATAGCCAAATGCACCGCAAGAGATATAGTTTAAGATGGTGTATCTCTTGTTGTCATCTGTTAATTCGAATCCAGGAGGCAGGGCATCAGCTCCTTCTTCTTGTATTTGTGCAGGTGCTTCAGCATTCTCTACGTCTGGCAGATCAAAATCTTCTACCTCTATATATAATATAAGGTTTAGGTAATCTTCTTCTGTCAATGGTTCTGGCACCATTTCATTTTGGCCATAGGGATGAAGTTGACGCCTTACATACGATTGGCTTAACTCGTCTGCAAGCCATTGTGGGTTTTCAAATCCATTAAGTGCAAATGCATAACCATCTTCAAAGAATGCTGATCCTATATCCGCATTGAAAAGTCTGGGCTCAGCAGGTCCTGAAGCATTAACTATTAAGCAGTCTTCGTCTAGGTAATAAGCCGGATTGAATAAGTTCTTGATAGGTCTTCTTTCAATATTCTCATCCCATCGATTACCATAATAGGTCTCGTTCCGGTTTATATAGGCCAGAATATGCTCATCTTCATCTATATTGTCAAGGTTATAAACCGCACGTGGTATCTTTGAGACAATATCACCTAACCTAACTTTTCCAAATCCTTTGCGATCAGGCAGTTCTGATACGATAAGAGATTTGAGATACCCCTTTTTCTTGGCATTGCTAACCTTGATATATTCTGAGAACATATCATCCTCGATGAGTTCCTGCATAGATGTATGCTGGGCCAGTGGGTTCGTGCCATCTATAAACCGAATGAGTCCTTTAAAAACAGTGGTTTTCTGGGCATTTATCAATACGGCTACTTCTCCGAAGGGAAGCAAGGCGATGGTTTCAATCCAGTCGCGCTTCAGGGCTTCCTTAAAGTTTGCCGTCTCTTTCTCGAAGATCTCCTTCGGTAATACCATACCTGCATAGCGACCTTTGAAGTCTGGATCATTCAAACATTTGCCTAGGCAAAAATCGAAGGCTGACTCGCCATTGATGAATCCGGTATATGTGGTGATAACATAGTCAATCTGCTTGCCGTTGAGCCATTGAGTAGAATCGCGCTGCAGGAAGTGCTCGTTTGATACCCCCATGCCGTAGTTCAGCAATAGTCCACCTGCATAAATCTTGTCATTGGTATCACCATCACCAAAGTAATTGGTTTTTGATTGCAACATCGCACCTGCGATAGGACAACCGGCAAACGGGTTGTACACCAGTCCTTTGCCATCATATTGTAATAGCGCTTTCAGGGCATGGGCCACTCTCAAACGTGGACGCTTAGGTTGTATACCGGATTTATTCCAAATATGATTGAAGATGTTCAGATACCTATCTTTTATATACGAAACTGGTGTGTTAAGCAGGGCTTCGGCTAGAACGAATGTTGCATACTGGCGCTGTGCTTTCTCGCTGGCTTCGTTGCTCGAATGATGCACCAGACGTCCTATCCTGTGATGATATTCGCGAACCACGTCTCGTTCATCGTTGTTCTTCAGAGTCGTATAAATCTGAAGCAGGCTGCGGCCAATCTCCATTTCCACTGCAATAGATGTTATTCCATCCTTAATCCATTTATTGACTCTTCGCTTCAGAGTCGCATCAAGATCCACCCACTCATAGTCGATAATTTCTTTGGGGTTGAGCACACATGCTGCAGTCTCAGGTTTGCTGTTTCCTGTAGCAATTCTTAGTTTTCCATTTGCAGCCAATGCCACCATCATCAGCGGCATAAGCGTGTCTGGATTGTAGTGGTAGTAGTTTTCCACTGCATCAAAAAGTCTACTGGAGAATTCCTTTTTTGCCATAGGTCTTAGATATTAATGTAGAGTATAATACTTATTTTCCTGCAAATATATGCAATTCCTGTCTTTTTCCAAAGGAAAATCAAAAAAAGTTGCTATAATGTGTTAGATATTTCCTTTTTCGTGTACTATTATTATATACGAATTATTTATCTAAACCCGTTTTATATATGGCAAATCTATTAGCAATCAGCATTCCTGTTAAGCGCGATCCTTCCTGGTCCGACTGGGCCAAGCGCACTCGTGCTAGTATCAAGGCTGCAGGTGTTCCTGTCAGCAGGTGGCAATTGTTGTTTTACCACATGACTATCCTATTCATCGACGAAGACGCCTGTGTCGCCGACCTCACACCCGGCTTCGCTCAGGTCTTGAAATCATGTCCTGCCATACCGTTTATTGTCAATAAACTCGATGCCTTCACCACCACTAATGGTGCCGAACACATCATCTGTCTGTTGTCTACTCAGGTGCCACAGCAGATCCACAACCTTGCCAGCGACTCAAGGACGATGGCCGACGGCCTCAATGCCAAATACGATCATCGTCCATTCATCCCCCATATCACCTTTGGACATGTGCCAGCCGACAAAATCTCGCTCCAGGAGTTGCGCACCATTCTTGAGGCTCTGCCACAGCCCTCATTCCATTGCCTTCTCAACGAGGCCGAACATCGCTATCGCCGCGGCAACGGCACCATCAAGAAATGGCGCCTCCGCTGATAGTGCACTTTTTCCTCTCAAATACTTGCAAGTTTGAGAGAAAATGTTTATCTTTGCAATATCAATAATAACTAAAAACAATTGTAATTATGAATAAGTCGGATTATAGAAAGATTAACCGTGAAGTGATGACCGACACTAAACTCCAGTATGAAACAATACCAGAGTTGAAGGAGGCCGTGGAGAACTCGATTGAGCGACAGTATATGGTATCCCAAGAGGATAACATTGACCAACCAGTAGTCGACAGCAGCCATACCAAGTATCTCTGCTCTGGCAAGAGAAGCTTTGAGGCAGCTAAGGATTACAAGGGCAAGAAGGTTGCTGTGCTGAATTTCGCTAACAACCACACGATTGGAGGTGCACCATTCTCTGCAGGTGCCCAAGAGGAGTCGCTCTGCAGATGCTCTACATTGCTACCTTGCCTTGAAGCCATGAGCGAACCCTTCTACCAGAAGCATATTCGCCAATTCGAGTCAGGAGAGATTAACTATATGGGTAATGATGACTTGATCTACACCCCTGATGTGGTGGTCTTTAAAACAGATGAGCGCACTGACCCTATCTATCCTAAGATGATGGATCGAAGCGAATGGTATAAGGTGGATGTAATTACAAGTGCAGCTCCGCAGTTGAGGAGAGTTCGCACACTCCCCGTCAACTACAATGACGTAATCTTTGGCCGCATTAAGAAGATATTGGATGTGGCTGCCAAAGAGCATGTCGAAGTGCTGATTCTGGGAGCATGGGGCTGTGGAGCCTTCAAGAATGATGCAAAAGTAGTATCGGATACATTCTATACATTACTGAAGAATTACAACTTCGAGGTAGTAGAATTTGCACTGTCTGACCCTGCCTACGTCACCAATTCCCCATTTAATAAGTGTAATAGTTAATCCAAATTTCTAGTATGAGAGTTACAGATAAACATATTTGTTTCTGGAATGAATGGCCCAGCAATTGGCATCCAGCCGAGTTTGATGTTGAAGTTAATGGTGTGAAATGTCATTTCTACAACACCGAACAGTACTTTATGTATATGAAGGCCATCGTGTTTGGCGATGAAGAAATTGCCAAACAGATATTGGAGGTAAGCGACCCCAAGAAGGTAAAAGCACTTGGACGTAAGGTACAGAATTATGATGAGGCTGTATGGAACGAAAAGCGCTACCAGGTCATGCTTAAAGCCAACGTAGCAAAGTTCAGCCAGAACGAAGATCTAAAGCAATTGCTTCTCTCTCCAGAGTACGAAGGACATGGATTCGTAGAGGCCTCGCCTTATGATAAAGTCTGGGGTGTGCGAATGTTTGAGAGTAATCCCGACATTGATGACGAAACCAAATGGAAGGGACTCAACCTCCTGGGTAAAGTCCTCGACGAAACCCGCCGAATTGTAAGCCTATTAAAATAGTATTAAGATGTTTAAATCTGTTTCAAAGAATTATACCCCTGATTTCCTAGAGAGTTTCATGGCTAGGATTAGGGGAGTTAAAGCCCTTGACGAAGAACAAGAGGTTTATTTGGCTCAAAGGATCAAAGCTGGCGATACTAAGGCCGAAGAGCAAATGATTAAATCAAATCTGAAATTGGTTGTTTCAATTGCCAACTCCTACCGCCCGATGATGTCTATGGAAGACTTGATTCAGAACGGCAATATCGGATTAATCAAGGCTGTTCGCGAATTTAATCCGGAACTCGGCTATCGTTTTGTCTTCTATGCCTCCATGATGATACGCAAATATATCATCATGGGCATTAGAAATGACTCCGGAATTGTCCATAGCTCTGATTATGAACAGGCTTTTATTTCGTCGGAATCTTTGGACGTGCCGGGTTCTGGCGGCTATAAAGATACATCCAAGGCCGATATGTTAGTAGGAGATATGGATGTGGAGTCTGATCTCGATAGTCTGTCCGCCGATTTGAAAAGAGCAATGTGCTCAGTTTTATCCCCCTGTGCGGTTGATATCGTGTGTAAGGTGATGGGCCTAGGTTGTACTCCGATGTATACAGAAAGTATTGGAAAGGAACTGAACATGCCAAAGTCGCGTGTTCGTAAGATTTATCAAGAATCAATTGGAATTCTTCAGAACAATGAAAGAGTGAAAAAATTGCTTTCCTGCTATCAGCGTTAAGCTACTAACAAAGTGTAACAATCTAATAAGAGTATATTATGAGAAAACTGTGTTTTGATGAAGATAAGTTGAATGAGTATTATTCTAACCATTTTGTTAGTGATCTGGAAGACTATTTTAGTATTCCCAATGATACGAATGAGATCAAGTATGTGGGTAAACCCCATTGGCCTTCCAGGATATTCTATCATTCCTCTGCCGAAGACCAGATGATGTTCATCGCCCTGACATCATATATGTTGGCAGCTGAGGAAGTCCTCATGCGCATAATCCCCAGTTCCCCGAACTATGAATTCTATGAGTGCCTGAATTTGTTTGGATATCCGATTGCGCCTATCGCAAAAGCCCGATACGGCCTTGAGAGTATGCTCGAACATTGTGAAATCAGTCAGAAATTCTGGTGCTTCGATGAGGTTGCTGCTTTGAGAGATGCTATGAAGGTTGTAGAACCCTTTATGAACGAAAGGTTCCAGCACCATATGAAGACATGGAACAACGGCTACTTCGCTGAGTATATAACCGATGACATCCCGGCCAAGATTCATCGTGTTATTACCGAAGGTCTTCAAATGCTCTATAGCAAACATTATACTTATCAGGGACTGACAGGAACAGTTCTGACTCACCGCGACTTTGCTGACTACTTCCCAAACCGCTTTTTTGAGCAGTTTAGGAAGTACTTTAGCTGTGCCACTGATAATGGCAACCATCTCGAGGTGCTGTATGTGTATGATCATGGTAATGAGCGGTGGGCTGATGAGATGCCTGGGCAGACAGCGAAGGAAAACCTGCTCTTCGCCAGCATCATGCTCTATCAGGTGATTGCTGAGCAGAGTATTCTCGACGTCGCCCCTAAGGCTAGTAACGATTTCCACAAAGCATTCGGATGGCCTATGATCAGTTCCGGTCCAGGTGGTGGTCCTTATCTCCACCCATTGAAGATGCTGGAGTATGCCGGTCTGTCGCCCATGAAATATGAGGCACCTTTGCTCCTTGAGTATGTCAAGAAGGTGTTCTACTATCTTCGTCAGGAGATGAATACCATCCTCAATCGCAGAGATTCTGTCATCAAGGACAAGGAAGCTGCCAGTCGTTTCTTTGAACAGTGTGATGGTCATGCGAGGTCCAGAATCCGTAAATACTTAGACCGCCAGGAGAAGAGTATTCAGGAGTTACTTGTCAAATGGACCACTTCGCCCGAAGACTGCTGGTACAAGATGCTTGAGAGCGAAGGCATACCCCTTATGATGCCTATAAAGGATTCATAATCAGATTTCTACAGCATGAGGTGTAATACCCCCTTCCTGTACATGTGAATTAATGAATGTAGAATAATTCCCCTCAAATCCATGGTGGTTTGAGGGGAAATTTCTGTTTTGTACATGCTCTCCAATAAAAAACTCAAAAAAAGTTGCTCATATATGTTAGATATTCCATTTCTCGTGTGCTATATATATGAACGCCGGTTCAAACAGCGATTTTAAATTCACATTATTAATATATAAATTTAGATTATATGGAAGCAAGAACCATTTCAATTAACGGAGTCATTCAGCGAAACACTTTGTTGCGTATCCCTTATTTCCAGCGTCGTTACGTTTGGGGTGAGGAAGACTGGAAACGCTTTGCTATCGACATGGAGTCGACTCTCGACAGCGACCGCTGCTATTTCCTTGGTGCCATCATCCTCAAGGAGGAGCCTGTAACCATGGCTGACCGTCGTAATGGCATCGCCAAGCGCCAGTTAGTCATCGATGGACAGCAGCGTCTTACTACTCTGAGCATCTTCATGAAGGTTCTTCACATGATGATTGGTAAGAACGATGATTTCGCAAATCAGTTCCTTCAGGCCGACGCCGTGAAGTCGCCTGTCATCATCCACAGCTGCGATGATATGCCTCAGTTCAGCAACATCATGCATCTCGATGTCCCCAATGAATTGCAGGCCGACAGCAATATCGTAAATGCGTACAACTACTTCCGTACATATCTCGAAGGTCGTCGTGCCGCTGGTGTTAACCTCAACGACTTGCTGAACACTATCAATGCCTGTGTTACTTTCGTTTCTATCTCTCTGACTCGTGACGACGACGAGCAGCAGATATTCGACACCATCAACTCTCTTGGCGTGCCCCTTACTACGGGCGACCTCATGAAGAACTTCCTCTACGAAGCTGCCGACGAGGCTGCCTATCGAGATAGCTGGCGCCCGATGTTCGATGTCGACGAGGCCCGTAAGTTCTGGGATGCTGATGCCTCTGCTGCTCATCATAGCAAGTCAAAGGATAATGCTACTATCGAGCGCTTCTTCCACGCATTCGTTCGCCTGAAGATGTGGGATTTCAAGGACCGTCTTACCGAGGCACAGCGCAAAAGCTTCGTCAAAGCCGAGAATATCTTCTCTACCTGCAAGGCATTTGTCGGTGAGTTCGGCATGGATAAGCAGCAGTTAGCCAAGGAGATACTCGAATACGCTAAGCTGTTTAAGGACAATCTCAATGAGGATATCCTCGATACCCGCATTCCTCAGCATGCTGGCATCAAGCGCATCTCGTGCATCATCAATACCACCAAGAACTACGTTGTTCTGCCTTATGTACTCTATGTACTCCACGAGGTGGCCGATGAGGCTGAGCGCAACAAGATATTCGATTATCTCGAAACCTACCTTGTTCGCCGAATCATTACCAAGAATCCTAACAAGGACTATTTTGGCCTCTTCTCTGAGTACCTTATCTGCCAGAAGACTGTAACTTACGATGCGCTCAAGGCATACATCGAGGATAAGGATGATAGCAAGAACCTGGCCATGCCTTCAGATGCTCGTATCCGACTCGCTCTTAACAACAATAAGTTCGATGAGCAGTACGCACGCCTGATACTCTATCTGTTTGAGACGAAGCTTACCAAGACTTCTGACAACATGATGACTGGCGGTATTTCGGCCTACTATGCCGAGTCGTTCATGCCTCGCCCTTGCCTGACAGCCAATCCCAACTGGGCTACGCATACCGACCCTGCCGATGAGGAAAATCGTCGTCAGCTGATAGGTACTATTGGCAACTACTTCCTGCTTAATATCTGTACCGAGAAGGGTTTGAAGAAGTATCATAATGAAGGTTTTGCTGCTAAGCTTACTGTGTTGAAGAAGTTCAGTCGCAATATCCGTAGCGGACACATTCTCGACTCTCTGCGTAATTGGGACGAGCTGGCCATCACTAATCGCAACAACACCTTTGCCACAGGTTTCTGCAAAACCATCTGGTCTCTTGATTAACATTGTTTCCATAATAAAGTTTAGGCGATTTTGTGCAGCCAGCTGTGAAGCCCGCTGCACATTTTTCCAAGAAAATGAAAAAAGTAGCTATGGAGTGTTAGATATTCCATTTCTCGTGTACTATATTATTGAGAGTTAGTTTTTAACAAGTTATTCTTTTAATTTTAAGTTATGAACATAGAAAAGAAATTACCCAGACCCAGTGTAGAGAAACTGAATGAATTTGATGAACTATGCAAGCAAACGCATGCCACCGACCTTAGCAGCGAGCAGTATCAGAGTCTGATTGACCAGGTGAACGACATCATTGTTTCGTACGATTTGAGCAACTATGTGTTCGAAAATCCTGCCACAGGCAAGAAGGGCGTGAAAAACCCTGCGGGTGTGGTGCTTGTTCCTGCCGATTACGATGAGTTCAATTTCGTAGGCGACCACAATATTTTCACTGTGTCTCATATTGCTGCCAAGAGGGGTGGTAAGTATGGTGTTGTGACTACCGACGGCACAGGCAAGGCGCTTTGTGACTTCCGCTTTGACTATCTGCAGTGGTATCCCTACGCAGGACTTTATCTGGCACGTTGGGACGGTGTCGAAGGAAAATTTGGAATGGTCAACAAGGATGGTAAGGTGTTTATTCCTAACGTGTTGACCAAGCTCTATGATCCATGGAACGACTTCATGCTCCTTGAGAGCGATGGAAAATTTGGTGGTCTTGATATCAGTACATTCTTCTTTGTAATGCCCGAGTACGACAATATTGATGCAGAACCTGACGAACTCGTTGTTTTCCACAAAGGCGGCGTCGAAGGCTACATTGTTGAGGAGACTGGCGAATTTATTACCAAGGAACAGTATGAAGACGATGAGCAATATGTCGATGCTTACGTTTACAATACGTATGTTAACCTCTAAAATGACGGACAGATTGTTAGATAATAGATTTTCCCCTCAAATCACCAAGGATTTGAGGGGAAATGCTTACTGTGTTCGTAGGATATAGTCTAGACTTGTTTTCAGTTCTTTTTCAAATTCCGGTTGAATTGAATAATCAATCTGATTAACATTTACCAAATCCATGCGTAGTCCATCACCGAATGGTGAATGGTCTAACATAATAGGAATGATATTTTTCTTGCATGTTATTGCATATTTTACTTCATTCTTAACATAAACGGATTTATTGGCTTGCTCAGAAGACATAAAGATAACCACTCTGGTGTTTTCGATGGCTTTTTCTATTACTTCTTTAAAATCATAACTACTGAATATTCCATTTTTGTCAATCCATGTTTTAATACCCCATTTTTCAATAAGGTCTTTTACCGCAAAGGCTTTTTCAGATTCTTCACGCTTATAGCTGATAAAAACTTCGTGATCAGGGTTCTTATAATAGGCTAGGTCTTCTTGTGACAGTTCGATAGGTTTCCTATCATACTCAACAGAATTGTTTTCTTGTTCCTTTATGAAATTGGCAATTGCAGATTTAAAAGCAAATATTTCAAAGATGTCAAATGCACTCATATCAAGTATGCTATAGATATAAACTTCCACTTCAATAGGTCGGTTTGTTTTTTGCAGTTGATTGAATAACTCATCAGCCATTATTTCAACTACTGTTTTATACGGCATATGTGCAGAACCTGAACCAATAATGGGGAAAGCTATGGAACTAATCTGTAGGGCATGTACTAACTGGAAACATCTGTCAATACAACTTCTCACAATGTTATTAACTTTATCAGCATTTGGAACGTTTAATCCAGCCCAAGTTTCACTCAGATATTTGTCATCAATAGTAAGACAATGGAAAATGTGTTTCTGACTAAGCTCGCCAGCACATGAAACAACAACATTCCCGATTGTCGCAGGTAGTTGTTTCTGGGCATCTTCTTGAATATTTTTGCCACCAGCGTGACTTATGGCCATTGAAACACCCCCACTCATAGTTAAAAGGGTATCATCGCTACTGACAATAACTTCAGATGTAGATTTTGTGATATCGCCAAACTTAATTGTTACAGAAGATGCATTGTATTTGTATGTACGACTTTCCTTTTCCATCTTTCTATTATCTTGATATTTTTTCCCGCAAATATACACCTTTTCCATCTTTTTTCCAAGAAAAATCGGAAAAAGTTGCAATAATGTGTTAGATTATCCCCTTTTCGTGTACCAATATAGTATAGAGTGTTAATTAAATAACGTAATGCGTATGATAGTAGATACAATGACCGACCTCGAATTGCTGTATGAGGTAAGAAAAGATTATGAAGAGTTCAGCGCTTATTGGTTTACTTTGTGTCATAACCCTGTATATAAGAAACGAATGAAGTGGGGTAGACCAAAAGATGGCAAATTTGTCATTCGAATCAACGAATGGAAGTCTGCTAGAGGAAACCTGTACAATTTTGTTATTACGATGTCAGGTTGGAATGATTTTAAGAAAGGTAAATTCGAAACGTCTACTACAACATTCTTTAAGCGTAATAAGGCTCTGAATGCTATCAGGTTGATGTTTTATCAGAATGACGTGCCTGGTATTGAGATTTTTACCTCTCATTTTATCGATAGGTATAATCTGCGTTTCCTTCATCAGCCATACCTTTCTCGTAAAGCAGCCTTGCAGCTATATCTGGATAATAACCATAAAACTGTCATCACGAGCTTCCGCTCCCCCAAATACGATTGTAATGTGATGGCAGCCGCTACCGAAGGTTATTCATTGGGTAAATTCGAAAATGACATCTTGTTGCATAAGACGTTTGTTTCTCGCGATATGCTCTATGGCAACCAGTTCGCTGATGCTGATCTTCTTGACGAAGTTTTTGCCGACTCTCATGATGGCCCAAAATCTAACATATTCACTCTTGTTGATGACTTCTCAGCCTTGTTAAACAAAGAAAAGACCGTCCCTACGATTGCTGAATTTGATCAATTTTTTGAGTTGGCTTCAAAGTACAAAGCCAAATTGGAGGATTTGGAGTATGAAGGCAAGGAGTTCGACTTGGAATCACAGGAACTGCAGAATCAGTTTTTGTTGATGTGTGCAGGTATCGATTGGTCTAAGGGCCAGGCAAAAGATGAGGATGGCAATCTGATTAATTTCCCTATGATGAAGCAATTGTCTATGATTCTGGGAGCCAATAACAACCTTTGGGGCAACCAGTAATGCATCCGCTGCAGATTAATGTGCTCAAATGTACATGGGGCTTGATGGAGCGTACATAATCGCCAGACGCAAAAAATATCAGATTAACTCCAGAGACTCAATGGTGTCATCAATAATCTCATAACGACTTATCCCTTCTTTGAGCTTTTCAAGGGCCCCTTCCAAGATTCCACGATGAATTCCATCTAAATCAAGCTCCTCATCTTCTTCATGCTCTTGTTCTACCACCTGATCCACAGTGAGTTTTCCATCCAGTAAGGCTTCAATGCGAGCCCACTTGATGCTATTTCTGATTCTTGCCCTTGCTACTATCGCTGCGTCATACTCCCCCGGATTCATATCAAGCGTAGCTGATGGATGCAACTTGTTGAGCTCCTGCTCAAATTTCTCACGAGTGCACAATGCTAAT is a genomic window of Xylanibacter ruminicola 23 containing:
- a CDS encoding serine/threonine protein kinase codes for the protein MAKKEFSSRLFDAVENYYHYNPDTLMPLMMVALAANGKLRIATGNSKPETAACVLNPKEIIDYEWVDLDATLKRRVNKWIKDGITSIAVEMEIGRSLLQIYTTLKNNDERDVVREYHHRIGRLVHHSSNEASEKAQRQYATFVLAEALLNTPVSYIKDRYLNIFNHIWNKSGIQPKRPRLRVAHALKALLQYDGKGLVYNPFAGCPIAGAMLQSKTNYFGDGDTNDKIYAGGLLLNYGMGVSNEHFLQRDSTQWLNGKQIDYVITTYTGFINGESAFDFCLGKCLNDPDFKGRYAGMVLPKEIFEKETANFKEALKRDWIETIALLPFGEVAVLINAQKTTVFKGLIRFIDGTNPLAQHTSMQELIEDDMFSEYIKVSNAKKKGYLKSLIVSELPDRKGFGKVRLGDIVSKIPRAVYNLDNIDEDEHILAYINRNETYYGNRWDENIERRPIKNLFNPAYYLDEDCLIVNASGPAEPRLFNADIGSAFFEDGYAFALNGFENPQWLADELSQSYVRRQLHPYGQNEMVPEPLTEEDYLNLILYIEVEDFDLPDVENAEAPAQIQEEGADALPPGFELTDDNKRYTILNYISCGAFGYTYRAEMLNCSNGSKEIVAIKEFYPRGIGDLTCYRENEKTCRVMYDETLEAEFESLRKMFRSEPVFLLSMADIADNHVTEVKSLFEYEATGTTYYVMKFYAGESLKDMIINDQVPSSEKLIIDKIVIPLCKALHAMHSHRILHLDIKPDNIVIDENGEAVLIDFGVSQQYDDNGDITEIRGDIHSYDRFSAPENTRGTMKHFCPQSDIYSVAATLFTMLSGKLPKPITVDADKYIMFDMLECTDLMKEAIAEGLYQFVNERPVNAQAFLNLFPGCENIKLD
- a CDS encoding 2'-5' RNA ligase family protein encodes the protein MANLLAISIPVKRDPSWSDWAKRTRASIKAAGVPVSRWQLLFYHMTILFIDEDACVADLTPGFAQVLKSCPAIPFIVNKLDAFTTTNGAEHIICLLSTQVPQQIHNLASDSRTMADGLNAKYDHRPFIPHITFGHVPADKISLQELRTILEALPQPSFHCLLNEAEHRYRRGNGTIKKWRLR
- a CDS encoding TIGR02452 family protein, which produces MNKSDYRKINREVMTDTKLQYETIPELKEAVENSIERQYMVSQEDNIDQPVVDSSHTKYLCSGKRSFEAAKDYKGKKVAVLNFANNHTIGGAPFSAGAQEESLCRCSTLLPCLEAMSEPFYQKHIRQFESGEINYMGNDDLIYTPDVVVFKTDERTDPIYPKMMDRSEWYKVDVITSAAPQLRRVRTLPVNYNDVIFGRIKKILDVAAKEHVEVLILGAWGCGAFKNDAKVVSDTFYTLLKNYNFEVVEFALSDPAYVTNSPFNKCNS
- a CDS encoding NADAR family protein, translated to MRVTDKHICFWNEWPSNWHPAEFDVEVNGVKCHFYNTEQYFMYMKAIVFGDEEIAKQILEVSDPKKVKALGRKVQNYDEAVWNEKRYQVMLKANVAKFSQNEDLKQLLLSPEYEGHGFVEASPYDKVWGVRMFESNPDIDDETKWKGLNLLGKVLDETRRIVSLLK
- a CDS encoding sigma-70 family RNA polymerase sigma factor, whose translation is MFKSVSKNYTPDFLESFMARIRGVKALDEEQEVYLAQRIKAGDTKAEEQMIKSNLKLVVSIANSYRPMMSMEDLIQNGNIGLIKAVREFNPELGYRFVFYASMMIRKYIIMGIRNDSGIVHSSDYEQAFISSESLDVPGSGGYKDTSKADMLVGDMDVESDLDSLSADLKRAMCSVLSPCAVDIVCKVMGLGCTPMYTESIGKELNMPKSRVRKIYQESIGILQNNERVKKLLSCYQR
- a CDS encoding DUF262 domain-containing protein; its protein translation is MEARTISINGVIQRNTLLRIPYFQRRYVWGEEDWKRFAIDMESTLDSDRCYFLGAIILKEEPVTMADRRNGIAKRQLVIDGQQRLTTLSIFMKVLHMMIGKNDDFANQFLQADAVKSPVIIHSCDDMPQFSNIMHLDVPNELQADSNIVNAYNYFRTYLEGRRAAGVNLNDLLNTINACVTFVSISLTRDDDEQQIFDTINSLGVPLTTGDLMKNFLYEAADEAAYRDSWRPMFDVDEARKFWDADASAAHHSKSKDNATIERFFHAFVRLKMWDFKDRLTEAQRKSFVKAENIFSTCKAFVGEFGMDKQQLAKEILEYAKLFKDNLNEDILDTRIPQHAGIKRISCIINTTKNYVVLPYVLYVLHEVADEAERNKIFDYLETYLVRRIITKNPNKDYFGLFSEYLICQKTVTYDALKAYIEDKDDSKNLAMPSDARIRLALNNNKFDEQYARLILYLFETKLTKTSDNMMTGGISAYYAESFMPRPCLTANPNWATHTDPADEENRRQLIGTIGNYFLLNICTEKGLKKYHNEGFAAKLTVLKKFSRNIRSGHILDSLRNWDELAITNRNNTFATGFCKTIWSLD
- a CDS encoding TIR domain-containing protein, with protein sequence MEKVYICGKKYQDNRKMEKESRTYKYNASSVTIKFGDITKSTSEVIVSSDDTLLTMSGGVSMAISHAGGKNIQEDAQKQLPATIGNVVVSCAGELSQKHIFHCLTIDDKYLSETWAGLNVPNADKVNNIVRSCIDRCFQLVHALQISSIAFPIIGSGSAHMPYKTVVEIMADELFNQLQKTNRPIEVEVYIYSILDMSAFDIFEIFAFKSAIANFIKEQENNSVEYDRKPIELSQEDLAYYKNPDHEVFISYKREESEKAFAVKDLIEKWGIKTWIDKNGIFSSYDFKEVIEKAIENTRVVIFMSSEQANKSVYVKNEVKYAITCKKNIIPIMLDHSPFGDGLRMDLVNVNQIDYSIQPEFEKELKTSLDYILRTQ